ATGAAGTTATAACTTCATCAATGGCATTATTTTTATCAATTCCTTTAATTCCTTTAAGGTCACATACATATGATAAAAAATCATGACCAATAACATTTGGAAATATCTCGAAATTTTGAGGAAGATACCCTACTTCTTTCAAGCTAACATTTTTTATATCTAATAAGTTAGTACCATTTAAATAGGCTTCACCATTTAGTGGTTTTCTTAATCCTGTAAGTATACTCATTAAAGTAGTTTTGCCAGCGCCATTATTGCCTAAAAGGGCAGTAATGCCATTAGAACATGTGAAAGATATATTACTTAATACCTTTCTATTTCCATAAGAAAAGTTAATATTTTTAATTGATAATGTATTATCCATAATTATTTCTCCTATCTCTATTTTATTATTAAAGTGTCTTCAAATATTTGTATAAAAGGATTTAAATCCTTATTATTAGAATTATCTTCCCAAATAGAGCATATAACTTTTTTATATTTATGATTTCTTAAAAAGTCTAACTGTTTTTTAGATAAATTTTTAAGATTATTTTCATCCTTAATAAGGTTTGATATAGAGGATTTGAAATATTTTAGCTCCATAGCTGTAGGTATTATATATTCAATATTGTTAAGAGTATATTTTTTATATTGTCCTGAGAATAAGTTTAAACCTAAAGATTGTCCTTTGAATTTATAAATATTATTACTGCAATTAAGCAGATTTAAATTGGAATATATTGAATTATAAGCCTTCACAGAAATATCGAAATCAATTAAAGAGTTTTGAATTCCTATAGGATACCAATAAAAATATGTTATTGGTAGGTTAGTGGCATATTTACTAACATAATAAATAGGGGAACCAATATTATTTACAACATCAACAAATCCTGTATATTTAATTAAAATTTTTAGCTTGTCTCCTTTAGTGCAATTGTGTTTAATCTGTAAGGTATTATTTTCATGATTAAAGGTAGATTGTACTTCATTTATTGATAAAGACTTTACATTAAACAAATCATCAAATAACATATTAATGTTATCTGAATTTTTATTAATTTTTATATTTATTGTAACAGTGTTTTCTAAAGTGTTTTTTAATTTAAGATTCATATTATATGATTCAATAGTATAATTAACATCTTTTAAAGATTCGTATTCCTTTAAGTAAGTGCTTCCATGATTAAAACTAAAAAATACGTTTAGGCATATACAAAGGGCAGTAAAGCAAACAAATAAACTAGAATATAATCTTTTTATATTTTTATTAAATACACAAGTTAAAGAAAAAACAAATAGAGCTAAAAATACTACAAATAATTTATCAAAATAGTATGCTTTATTAAATAAATGTCCACAAATATTACTTATATCTACCATAGTAAAGTCATCATAAATATTAAAGAGTTTCCATATAGGATTAATAGAAAAATTATATGAATGATATGCAAATAATGAGTATATAAAAGGTGATACAATCATTGAAGTGCTATTTTTAGATATGCTACCCACACAACAGCCAAGTGTAGCTGCTAACACATTAGATAAAGTCCAAAGTATGAAAAAATGGAGCACCCCAGTTACAACAAATTTTAATTGAAAAATAGGATTTTTTAATATTAGCATAGTTAATACTGGAATTAGTGAAGTAATTGTTGAAACTATAATACTAGAAAGTATTATGCTTACTTGCTTTTTTAACAAGTTTTTTTCTAAAAAATTAAGTATAATATAGTTCTTATATGTAACATATGTACTTATGATAAGAAAAAATAAATTTGAACAAACAAATCCAAAATAGAATACTTGGCTAAATTGAAAAATTGAAGATTCAAGAACAGAAGATTGTTTGTATAACAAAAAAACATTAAAAAATAATGAAATAAAAAATAGTGGATTTTTAATCATTATCTTTATATAAAATTTAATTGTTTCTTTCATATGGTCTTTTTAATAAGGTTAAATCACCTTATTTCTCCTTTCATGTATATTCTAATTATTTTAATATTATGTAAATTATAACATAATATAACTTATTTTGAAAAGTTATTATTATTTGTAAATATAGAAAAAGTATAGCAATAAAATGCTATACTTTTTCTCAGGCTGTTGATAAACATAATTTGTCAACAGCCTTTTTACATTTATTACAAAAAGGGTTTTTAGTTTTTATGTAGAATATATATTTTAGAACAATAAATCTTTTAGCCCGTTAGGGCTCCTACGGAGGAAAAATGCTTACTAATAATGAAAGAAAACAAAATCAATTAGAACTAGTTTATATAGAAAATTTAGTACCTGAAAATCACATACTTAGAAAGATAGATAAATACATAGACTTTTCATTTATAAGAGATTTAACTAAGGATTTATATTGTGCTGATAATGGCAGACCATCAGTGGATCCAGTTGTATTATTTAAAATGCTTTTTATAGGATACCTATTCGGTATACGTTCAGAGCGTCAGCTTGTAAAAGAAATCCAGGTAAATGTAGCTTACAGATGGTTTTTAGGATATGGACTTACTGATAAAATACCAAGTCATTCCACTATAAGCCAGAATAGAACAAAAAGATTTAGTAATACAAATATACATCAAGAAATATTTGATAATATTGTATTTCAAGCTATTAATAGAAACTTGGTTGATGGCAAAATTCTATATACTGATTCTACTCACTTAAAAGCTAACGCTAATAAACATAAATTTATTAAAAAAGAAATAACTAAATCCACAAAGGAATACTTTGATGAATTAGAGAATGACATTAATAAAGATAGAATTAATCATAATAAAAAGCCTCTAAAAAAAAAGACTAAAATAGCTGAAACTAAGGAAATAACAGTAAGTACAACTGATCCAGACAGTGGATATATGGTTAGAGATGGAAAACCTAAAGGCTTTTTTTATTTAGATCATAGAACTGTTGACGGAAAGTATAATATTATAACAGACGTTCATGTTACTCCCGGGAATATAAACGATGTAGATCCTTATGTTAAAAGAATAGAAACTCAAATAGAAAAGTTTAATTTTAATACAAAATATTTAGTAGCAGATGCCGGATATTCTACGAATCCTATTTGTAAACAAATTTCAGACAAAAATTATCAAGGTGTTTTTGGGTTCCGTTTAGGACCCCATGTTAAAGGAAAATATACAAAATATAGATTTCAGTATGTTAAAGAATTAGATGGATATGTGTGTATTAATAATTGCTTTTTAAAATATAGAACTACTACGAGGGAAGGTTATAAAGAATATTTAAGTAATGCGGAGCATTGTGCTTATTGCAAATATAAAAATAATTGCTTAACATCTGATAAATCCATTAATAGAACTATACGTCGTCATGTTTGGGAAGACTATAAAGATCAAATTTTTAGCTTTACTAAAACAGAAAAAGGTAAAAGTATTTACAAACGACGTAAAGAAAAGATTGAGCGTAGCTTTGCTGATTCAAAAGAATTACATGGGCTACGTTATTGTCGCATGCGAGGAATTAAAAATGTTTCTGAGCAGTGCCTACTTACAGCAGCAGTTCAGAATATGAAAAAGATAGCCATGGTGCTATCGCATTATTTTTTGTGTACATTAATTCAAATTTATTCCAAATTAACATACATAATAAATATTTTTCGAATGCTATCGCATAAAAGAATTTTGGCGTAAACAAAAGCCCCCAATTGTTGGGGGCTTTTTGAACAATCTGAGAAAAAGTATAGCAATAAAATGCTATACTTTTTCTATGCTTAATTGTTTCATTGCAGGAATATCTGCTGGAGCCCATTTAAGGGAAGATAGATTTTCTCTATGTAGCCAGATTAACTTAGAATGCTCATTTGCTGTAGGAATCCCTTGTACCAATTTACACTTAACAGTAATTAAGTTTACTATAAAGTCATCATATTCATGTGTATTATTGTGAAATTCTTCTATAAATTCAACAGAGCAATCTAATTCTTCTCTTATTTCTCTTTCAATGGCATCTTTTAATGTTTCGCCTTGTTCTATTTTACCACCAGGAAATTCCCAACTGTTTGGAATGCTCATTTTAGGTGATCTAAGTGCGCATAATATTTCTTTATTATCATTTTCAATAATAGCTCCAACAACTTTTACTAATTTCTTCATTATATCCTCCTAATGTTAACTATATTTATTATGTCAATACAATTATAGCATATTATATAAATTAAATTATTACAAAGACTTAAAAGTGAGACTTAAATAAAATGTGCAATAATTGGAATTAAAAATTGATATATAAGATGGTTTTAATATGGATGTTATAAGAGAGTCCCAGGTGTATGACCAAGAGACTTTTGTGTAGTTATATTTTTAGAATTAATTATAGTACAACTTTGTGCCAGATATGTAATGAAAATTACAAATTCTAAATAAAAAATCTCACGCAAATGCGTGAGATTTTTTATTTAAATTCGTTATTTTTCACAGAGTGTTTTTTGGAGTTAGGATTATGATTTTGAGCTTCAGCTGTAATAGGGATTTGATAATTACATTTTTCTTGTCTTGCTTTTTTGTTATCTGGTTGACTATCTTTTGGCATAATATCACTTCCTAAATTTTAATCATAAAATGTAGGTTTAACTTTTTTGTTTCCTGTTTTAGCTTTACCTTGAATTTCTGGTACAGGAGGAACATCATTTTTAGGGAAATGAGTTTTACTATTACTTTCTGTACCATGTGGTTCTTTTGGATTTGGACGACGCATTCCTGCTTTAGCCATATAATCTACCTCACTTATTTTAATGTTCAAGTTTAGTATATATAGATTTAATATTTTTATACTAAGAGAAATTTATTTTCCATGATAATTTCCAATGCCCGATGTACCAACACCTCCAAAAGGAAGGGAATCATTAGCTAAATGCATAATAGTGTCATTTGCTACAAATAAAGAAAATAAAATCAAACTTTTCTTCAAGTATTTGTTCGTTAATTTCAATATCTCCTAATATTATGTTTGTATATTCCTCTCCAAATGTACTTTTTATAATATTTTCCAATACTTTAGAGGTTTCAATAGAATACTCAGATGGTTTTAAGATAACGCAGTTTTCAGTAGAAATTGCTCCAATTAAAGGCATAATTGATAATTGAAAAGGGTAATTCCAAGGAGACATAATAAGTACAACCCCATAAGGTATATTTAATATAAAGGATTTTCCTAAAAAGTTTACTATAGAAGTTTTTGCTTTTTTAGGTTTTGACCAAGATTTTAAATTTTTTATATGCTTATATTCTGAAATCGATATCTTTAGTTTTATTGCTATTGAAAAAGTTACGCTGATTTAATACTATATTTTTGATATTCAAATGAAAGCACCTCTTTAAAACATTAAGTATGTATAATCAAATGTAAAATGGAGCATTTAAGAATTAAAAAGCTGTCTTATTTTAATATAAGGCAGCTTTTTAATATAGGATATAAATATAATTTTAATGAATGTTTATTTAAGGCCAGCTATTCTTCCTTTTAATGATTTTACACGACCAAGAACATAATTAGTTAAAGCATTTATGTCATCTTTCATGTTAGCTGGTGCATTAGATATAATATAAGATATATCTAATCTATTCATTTTAACTTTTTTTGCGATTTCATTAACTAAAAATCTATTTTTTACTTTCCAATATATAGTATTAAACTCATCTGCTTGCTTTTTATTGTAGTAGTTTTTTTCTATTCCAAACATAAATAAATCAGCAGCTGCTTCTAATTCTTCCATATCTTCAGCTTCTAAAGTTTCTTCAATTAAAGAATCAAATTTTTTCATAAATTTACTTCACCTTTCTTAATTAAAATAATAATATTATTAACAAATAACTTAAATATGTACAATGATTATATATAGTAATTTGCTAAAATATAATTTTTATATACAGAATAATTATATATATATTCTTTAAAAATCTATAAATAATAAAATAACCCATAGATTATTATACATAATTTAATTAAAAATAACATTAAAAATTTTATTGAATTTATTGGAAAACATTATATATCTATAATAAACTCTATAGAAAATAAAATTTTGTTGAAAAAAGTATAATTATAAATTAAAATTATAATCTAGAACTCTTTAAATTTTGAAAATTTTAATTATATAAAAAATAGTGCAAATACTAATAAATATGAACATTCAAAAATGAAAGGAAAGTTAATTTTATGAACTATACTATATTAACGGATTCGTGTTGTGATTTACCTATAGAATATTTACAAAGTAATGATATTAGACATATAAGCTTAACTTGCAGACTAGGTGACAAGGAGTTTTACGATAATTTTGGACAAGACTTAGAGTATAAAAAGTTTTATGATTTTATGAGAAAAGGAGAACTTCCTAAAACTTCCCAAGTTAATCCTCAATCATATTATGAAATGTTTAAAGAAATATTAGATCAGGGAAAAGATATACTATATGTATGTGTATCTTCAGGGTTAAGTGGAACTTACAATAGTGCTAATATAGCAAAAGATATGATAATGGATGAAGAAAAATATAGAAATAGAAAAATAGAAATTATAGATGTGTTAACGGCTTCATTAGGACAAGGATTGATGGTAATAAAGGCTGTAGACATGAAATGTAATGGTTTTACCTTGGAAGAAAATTCAAAAGCTTTAGAAAAAATGAAATTTAACTTAAATACCTATATGAGTGTAAATGATCTTGATTATTTAAAAAAAGGAGGAAGAATATCAAATGCAGCAGCTTTTGTTGGAAAGCTACTCAATATTAAGCCTCTACTAACTCTTGATAATGAAGGAAAAGTTATTCCTATACTAAAAATAAAAGGTAAAAAAGCTTTGTTAAAGAAGTTAGCTGAGATTATATCAAAAAAGATGAAAAATACTAGTAAAGAAATAGTATGTATTTCCCATGGAGATTCAGTAGAAGAAGCAGAAAAACTTAAAGATATTATACTAAAAAATACTGAAGTTAAAGAAGTAATAATAAGTAATATAGGGCCAGCAGTTGGTACATATGGAGGACCAGGTGCATTAGCTATATTTTTCATTGGAGAACATAGACAAAATCACATAATAGATATTTAAAATAATAAGGAAAAGGGATAGTTCATCATGAGATTTTATGAATTATCCCTTTTATAAATTGTCTAAAGTTTTCTAATTCTCATATGCATAAGATTATACAAATAGAAAAAACTAAGCATATAAAACATTAGTGCAAAGTATGAATATAATTTATGAAGGAGTTGTAAAAATGCTTAGTGAGCTTATGCAAAATATAAACGATGGTATAAATAGATTACTATATAATAAATTTAATAACGTAAGTGATTCGGAACTGGTAAAAGGAGATATAACAAATAAAATTTCAATTGAAGATATAGATCTTATAAATAATAATTTGTCAGATTCAATTGGAAATGTGGTAAGTGTAGCATTAGACGATATTCGTGATGGTGGAGATTGGAGAAGATATTATATAGTTACTAATGGAGATATTAAGTATGGAATATCTTTAGTAACTGAACGCAATGGAAATAATCATGAAATTACTTGTGCTAATGTTAGAACTGATGAAAATTTTGCTGTAGTAGCAAGTACAGAAATATAAAATTCAGACTTAGGCGTGATAAAACACGTCTATTTTTGTTGTTTTTTAATAATAGTAATAAGTGGTATACTTAAAATAAATAATTAACTAGAGTTTTATGGTAATTACTTATTAAAATATATTTTTAAACTAATAAAAATTATAGAAAGTGGAGGAAATATAATGATTTTTAATGAAAAAACTATAAATGAAGTAAATGAGTTTACTGGAAAGATACTTAAATTAGATGTTAGAACTGTTGAATTACCTAATGGAAAAACTTCTAAAAGGGAAATTGTAAAGCATCCAGGTGGAGTTGCAATACTAGCTTTTAAGGATAAGGATACAGTGCTTTTAGTGGAGCAATTTAGAAACCCACTAGGAAAAACTATACTAGAAATACCAGCAGGTAAACTAGAACCAAATGAAGAAATTGAGGTGTGTGGTAGAAGGGAACTTGAAGAAGAAACAGGATACAAATCAAATAAATTTACTTATCTTGGTAAAATAGTAACAAGTCCAGGATTTTGTGATGAGTGTATATACATATACAAAGCGGAGGAATTATATAAAGGAAATATTGGTGGAGACGAAGATGAATTTATAAATAATTATGAAATTAAATTAGATACATTAAGAGAAATGATAAAAGATGGAGAGATTATAGATGGAAAAACTATAGCTGCTCTTACTTTCCTTTAAGGTTATTAACAATACTTAGTCATATAACTTCTCTTGAAATCATAGTATTTATTAAGATAGCAACAAGAGGAGGAATAAGTGATGAAGAGTAAAATGGTATTTGGAAGTTTAAAGGATCATATACACAAAAATTTAATGTTATATATGTTAACATTACTATTTTTGTGTATAGGTATAGTAATTGGAATGTATACAGTCAAATATATGGACAAGACAGATAAAAATAATCTTGTTGAGTTTTTGGTAACTGTAACTAAAAAAATTAATCCTAAAAATATAGATAATAAGTATGTATTTTTACAAGCTGTGAAAAATAATATGATGTTTATTTTAGCAATATGGTTTTTAGGACTTACTATGCTAGGAACTCCTATAATATTTTTAACAGATTTAATTAAAGGGTTTACTATAGGATTTACATCTAGCTTAGTTATAAATGGACTAGGAGCAAAAGGAATATTATTAAATCTACTTATTATTTTTCCTCAAAATATAATATATATACCTACAATTATAATTTTATCTGTAATAGCATGTGAATTCTCTTTGAAAATGCTAAAAAATACTTCTCATAGTTTGATGGACAAGAATAATAATTTTAAGCAAATAGCTAAGTATTCTACCGTATTTCTTTTTATAACAAGTTTTATGCTAATCGGATTTGTGGTTGAAGGGTATTTATCTCCAAGTA
This Clostridium novyi NT DNA region includes the following protein-coding sequences:
- a CDS encoding IS1182-like element ISCno1 family transposase; the encoded protein is MLTNNERKQNQLELVYIENLVPENHILRKIDKYIDFSFIRDLTKDLYCADNGRPSVDPVVLFKMLFIGYLFGIRSERQLVKEIQVNVAYRWFLGYGLTDKIPSHSTISQNRTKRFSNTNIHQEIFDNIVFQAINRNLVDGKILYTDSTHLKANANKHKFIKKEITKSTKEYFDELENDINKDRINHNKKPLKKKTKIAETKEITVSTTDPDSGYMVRDGKPKGFFYLDHRTVDGKYNIITDVHVTPGNINDVDPYVKRIETQIEKFNFNTKYLVADAGYSTNPICKQISDKNYQGVFGFRLGPHVKGKYTKYRFQYVKELDGYVCINNCFLKYRTTTREGYKEYLSNAEHCAYCKYKNNCLTSDKSINRTIRRHVWEDYKDQIFSFTKTEKGKSIYKRRKEKIERSFADSKELHGLRYCRMRGIKNVSEQCLLTAAVQNMKKIAMVLSHYFLCTLIQIYSKLTYIINIFRMLSHKRILA
- a CDS encoding (deoxy)nucleoside triphosphate pyrophosphohydrolase; translation: MKKLVKVVGAIIENDNKEILCALRSPKMSIPNSWEFPGGKIEQGETLKDAIEREIREELDCSVEFIEEFHNNTHEYDDFIVNLITVKCKLVQGIPTANEHSKLIWLHRENLSSLKWAPADIPAMKQLSIEKV
- a CDS encoding aldehyde dehydrogenase family protein, with protein sequence MSPWNYPFQLSIMPLIGAISTENCVILKPSEYSIETSKVLENIIKSTFGEEYTNIILGDIEINEQILEEKFDFIFFICSK
- a CDS encoding DegV family protein, which codes for MNYTILTDSCCDLPIEYLQSNDIRHISLTCRLGDKEFYDNFGQDLEYKKFYDFMRKGELPKTSQVNPQSYYEMFKEILDQGKDILYVCVSSGLSGTYNSANIAKDMIMDEEKYRNRKIEIIDVLTASLGQGLMVIKAVDMKCNGFTLEENSKALEKMKFNLNTYMSVNDLDYLKKGGRISNAAAFVGKLLNIKPLLTLDNEGKVIPILKIKGKKALLKKLAEIISKKMKNTSKEIVCISHGDSVEEAEKLKDIILKNTEVKEVIISNIGPAVGTYGGPGALAIFFIGEHRQNHIIDI
- a CDS encoding NUDIX hydrolase translates to MIFNEKTINEVNEFTGKILKLDVRTVELPNGKTSKREIVKHPGGVAILAFKDKDTVLLVEQFRNPLGKTILEIPAGKLEPNEEIEVCGRRELEEETGYKSNKFTYLGKIVTSPGFCDECIYIYKAEELYKGNIGGDEDEFINNYEIKLDTLREMIKDGEIIDGKTIAALTFL
- the spoIIM gene encoding stage II sporulation protein M; its protein translation is MKSKMVFGSLKDHIHKNLMLYMLTLLFLCIGIVIGMYTVKYMDKTDKNNLVEFLVTVTKKINPKNIDNKYVFLQAVKNNMMFILAIWFLGLTMLGTPIIFLTDLIKGFTIGFTSSLVINGLGAKGILLNLLIIFPQNIIYIPTIIILSVIACEFSLKMLKNTSHSLMDKNNNFKQIAKYSTVFLFITSFMLIGFVVEGYLSPSMIKLIASSVGCVIP